Genomic window (Arcobacter aquimarinus):
AGGCAATGGCTTTGATAATAGCCTTGTCGATAGTGCAAATAGTAGGGCAATTTACAATAGCAGTTGTTATGTATGGTGGAGTTGCAAAAATTAGTGAACTTCTTAAAAATCCTGTTATATTAGCAACATTTTTTGGATTAATATTTAATTATTATAATCTTCATTTACCACAAATTTTAATAGAGCCTTTAAAAATGTTATCTCAAATATCTATACCTTTGGTTTTATTTGCATTAGGTGTTAGATTATCAACTATTGAGTTTAGTCATTGGAAAATAGGCTTAATTGGTGCTATATTATGTCCACTTTCTGGTATTTTAATGGCATTAGTTGCGATTTATATTTTTGATTATACACCACTTCAAACAAGTTTAATAATTTTATTTGGAGCATTGCCACCTGCTGTTGTAAATTCATTAATGGCAGAAAAATATGGATATGATTCTAGTGTAGTTGCTTCTTTAGTTGCTGTTGGTAATCTTTTTAGTTTGATTGTTATACCAATAGTGCTTTATTTTTTGTTTATTGTTTAATAATTTTAATAATAAAAATCCTCCTTTTATAGAAGGAGGATTGAATAAAGTTAAATTTTAGGAGAGATAAAATTTACTTAAAATTTATATGACAAATAAACTCTTGCAACATCAGTATTTTTCTCTTCTATTCCAGCAGGAATAATCGTATGTTCAGTTTCAACATGTTCATAATTAACTTTTAGCAAGAAATTTTCATAAAATGGATAAATAGCCATTGCCCCAACAGCACTAACATCACCTAATCCACCATTAGACCAAGAATAACCAGCGTAAGCTATAGTAGTAATATCATAAACAGGAACTATCAAACCACCAACTAATGTATCAGTATTAGCTCTTGTAGGAACTCCTCCTCCATTTACAGGCATTGCTGTAAATGCTGTATCAGTTGTTCCAGCTCCAGCCCCTAAATTTACATCACCATCTTTTGTGCTTGAATTAAAAGCTACAAGATAGCCTAATTTTCCTATTCCTAGTGCACCTTGAGCTTTAATTCCGTATAATTCACCATCTTCTAAAGTAGAACCTTTTGATTCATCTTTTGATGATAAATATTGTGCTGAAATAGTATGAGTACCAATTTTATAATCAGCTTGTAAATAAATATTATTTCTATCATTATTTGAATTAGTTGCATTAACATCTAAATATTGAGCTTGTAATTCAAGATTTTCAACAGAATTATTTTTTACATATAAAGTATAAGCACCATCTTCAAAGTCATTAAATTTACCAATATCTGTATTTCCATCTGTTTTAGCCTGATATTTATCAACATATCCAGCAACAATAGTAGTATTAGGAATATCACTATTTGTTAACAAATAAGCTTCAAAAGAGTCTTTTAATAGACTTTCTGAAGATTTACCATCAATTGCTGTACTAACTAAAGGAGTATAAATATATTGTCTACCAGCTTTTACACTTGTATTTGATAATTTATAATCTAAATAAGCTTCAGATAAAACTCCTCCTGATGCATTTAAGTCAGAGCTAAAAACATTATTTTTATTTCTATCATCAATTACATGGGAAGCCTGAAAAGTAGCTCCAGCAGAAAAACCATAAAAATCAGCAGTAATAAAACCTAAACTACCACCAATAGTTGAGATATTATCTGTTTTTGAGTTTCCTAAAAAATTAGAACTTGAATAAACTGATTTGATTTCTCCTTTTATTTTTCCATTAGTAAAAGCATCAGCTAAAGTTTCATTTGCACTAAGACATGTGGGAAATGAAGCCATTGAAAGAGCGGTAACAAAACTTAATTTAGTAATATTTTTCATAATCATCCTTTTTTTAATATGTATTCAAAGCTTATTAAAATTGAATCGCGAAATAATCGCAATTTTTATATATCTTCAATTTGTTTCATATAAGAGCCTAAAACTTTTATATGTGAATTATGCTTTTTAATGATTTTTTGTACTTCTTTATCATTTTTATCTCCTTCAAACTCTATAAAAAAAGTAGAAATACCTTTTACAATATGTGATTTGATTTTATTTAGATTTATTTTTGCTTTTTTAAAATCATTTAAAAAATTGATTAAACTTCCTTGCGTATTTGGCAGTTTAACAATAATAGAAGTTTTAGTATTATCATTTCTTTCGTTTTCAAATTTACTTATGATTAAAAATCTAGTTTTATTATCTTTTTTATCTTCAATAGATTCAAATAAAATAGGAATATTATGAGTTTTTGCAGCAAGTTTTGAGCAAATAGCAGCACTATTTGGTGTTTGAGCTGCAAGTTTAGCAGCTTTTGTTGTCGAGTCTACATATTCGTATTTTACTTCATTTAAATGATAGTTTTCTAAAAAAATTGAACATTGGTCAAACGCAATATCTTTAGAGTAAATGATTTTTATATCTTGAGTTTTTGAACAGTTACTTACAAGAGTATGATGTATATCTAAAACAGTTTCTCCTATGATATTTAAATTGTAATTATCAAAACAATTTATTGTATCACCAACTATTCCATTTGAACTATTTTCAATAGGAACTATGCCATATTTAGCTCTTCCTTCTTCTACTTCAAAAAAAATATTTTTAATTGAATTAACTGAATAATAGTTATTATTTATTCCAAACAGATTTATAGATGCTTCGTGAGTATAGCTTCCTTCAGGACCTAAATAAACAATTTTTTCATTGTCGTAAAAAAAAGAGTTAGAATATATTTCATTGAATACTTGATTTATGTATTTAGTATCTAGTTTTTTATAGTTATTTAGATTTAATTTTTCTAATAATTTTTGTTTAATTAAAAATGAGTTTAAAGAAGGCTCATTTTCTAATAAGATATTCTTTTTATTTAAAAGTTCTAAAATTTTTTCATTTATTGAACATAGTTTTTTTAAATTCTTTTCTTTATTTTCAAGCATATTTTCCCTTAATAATTATCTATAGTTTTTTTTACTATACAGGAAAAAAATCGTAAAAAAATCGCTTATTTAGAATTTTTTTAATTCTTGTAAATAAAATATTTAAACTTTGCTAAATATTATTAAAAAACAATTTTAAAAGTTGCCCCCTTTTGATTATTAAAAACTTCAATTGTACCATCAAGATTATTTTCTACTAAAATTTTACACATAGTAAGTCCCATACCATTTCCATTTTCTTTTTCACTTACGAAAACTTCAAATATTTTATTTATAGGAGTTATATCTATTCCTCCACCGTTATCTTCTATTTTAAGTACTATTTTTTCATTTTTTTTTGATATAGAAATGATTATTTTGCCTTGTAAAATTTTTCTTTGTTTAATAATATCCAAGGCATTGTCAATAATAATTAGACAAACATTAGCAAAAGCATTTTTATGTCCAAAAAATTCGATTTCTTCACTTAAGTTTTTTTCAATAGAACAATCAGAATACATTGTTTTTGCACTTAGCAAATTTATAATATTTTCTATTTCTTTTGATAAATTAAATCTTGTTTTTTGATTTGAATTGAGATAAAAATTATTAAATTCAGTTATTGAATTTTGCATAAAATTAAGACTTTCTCTCATTGATATTATTATCTCATTTAATTCATTTTTTAATTTATCATCTCTCTTCCAAAGTGTTGCTTCCATTTGGGTTAAAAGACTTCCTAATCTTGAAATTGGTATTTTCCATTGGTGAGAGAGATTTCCTATAGTTCTTCCTATTGCTGAAAAACCAGATTGAGTAACTAGAAGCTTTTGATTCATTTCGGTATTTTCTTTGAGAGTCTTAAATTTTTTTCCAAGAGCTAAAGATAAAAAAGTTACATCGAAAAGCATACCAAGAGCTACAATATACATTGATAAAAGGTTTGTTTCTTCATTTACTATGATTCCACTAAACTGTTGATAAAATAAAGTAATCAAAAATATTCCATGACCTAAAAAATAGTAAAAAGACCCCTCTATTTTTTTTCTTAATCCATAAATAGCAACCCCAAATACAAATAACAAAATAAATAAAGATAGAGGTTTTGTAATAGTTCGTACAGTATTTATTATTTCCACATCAAAAAAAGAATAAATAAATAAAAACAACATCAAAAAAATGAAAATAAAAAGTAAAAATATAAATTTATGTATTAAAGGCATAGTTTTTTTAGTGTTAAAAAATAGCATTAAAAACCATAAAATACTCAGTAAACTAAGTTGAGATAAACTCCAACTAACAGAATTAAAAATTATTGGATTAGAATAAAATTCAAATTGATAGAAAATCCCATTCGTAGAAAATTGGAACAATAATGCAGTTAATCCATGAAAAGAGTAAGCAATGTATTTAGTATTTTTCAAACTTGCATAAATTGAAATATTATAAATAATCAAAGATAATACAACCCCAAATAAGAGACCCCAGAATAAAGTATCATAGATAATAAACGACAAAAATTCATTATTATATGCGATAAACCAAGTTGCATCTATAACGCTTTTTGATTGTAGTTTTGAAATGATTGTATATTTTTTATTTTCTTTTAATTCTAAATTTATATTAGTAAATTTTGAAGAAATGAAATTTTGAGAGATAGTTCTATAATTACCTAAATTATGAGTTTTAATTAAAACATTATCTTCAAAAATATACACATCTAAGATATTTATATTTATTTTTGGATTAATTAAAAGAATATTTTTATCTTTTTTACTATGAAGTTCTAATTTACTCCAAACAGAACCTTTTACATAACCAAATGCTAGTTTTTGAGGTAAATAAAACTCTTCAAAAGGAAGATTTCTTATGTTGTATGTGTCATTTGAATCAAAAAGAACTTTAATCTCTTTATTTAAATTTTGATAATCTTTTAAGTCTGTAATTTCAAAAGCGAAAGAGTTTAAGCAAAAAAATATAAAAATAGTTATTACTCTTAAAAAATTATAAAACACGATAACCAATCCCAAATATACTTTCAACCAAATTTGTATTTAGTTTTTTTCTAAGTCGTAAAACCATATTTTTGATTGATGGTAAGTTTACACTACTATTTTGACTATTAAATAGTTCATTTGTTATTACATCATAAGTTAAAACTTGATTTTTATTTGAAATTACTAACTCTAAAAAAATTATTTCATTTTTAGTTAACTTAATTTCTTCATTATTATTTTTAAAAATAGTTTTTAATTGGCTATTATAAATTAAATTGTTATCAATGTGATGGATTATATCTTTTGATAATCTATTTGCACACTCTTCGAGAACTGTTTTTAATTCGTCAAAACTTATAGGTTTTGATAAAAAATCAATAGCTCCAACTTTCATAGCATCTCTTAAATTCTGAATTTCTTGATAATTAGAAATCATAAAAATTAAGCTTTCCTGACTTTTTGCCCTAAAAGCTTTTGCTATTTCAATACCATTGTATTTTGGTAAATTTAAATCTAGAATTATAATATCAAAGTTTTTTTCTATTAAGTTCATAGCTTCCTGCCCATCTTGTAGTACAATAATATTATTAAAAAAAACACTTAGAACCTTTGAAATACTATCCCTGACAATAGGATCATCT
Coding sequences:
- a CDS encoding AEC family transporter; the protein is MFLKIIEIIFPVLIIALIGYFYAKKEKISMDIPNKINLEVFIPILVFYAISEKLPSITTLGTFSLGAVIVVLGSGIILYPITKLLGVNPRTFLPSMMFNNSINLGLPLALFAFGEEAMALIIALSIVQIVGQFTIAVVMYGGVAKISELLKNPVILATFFGLIFNYYNLHLPQILIEPLKMLSQISIPLVLFALGVRLSTIEFSHWKIGLIGAILCPLSGILMALVAIYIFDYTPLQTSLIILFGALPPAVVNSLMAEKYGYDSSVVASLVAVGNLFSLIVIPIVLYFLFIV
- a CDS encoding prephenate dehydratase encodes the protein MLENKEKNLKKLCSINEKILELLNKKNILLENEPSLNSFLIKQKLLEKLNLNNYKKLDTKYINQVFNEIYSNSFFYDNEKIVYLGPEGSYTHEASINLFGINNNYYSVNSIKNIFFEVEEGRAKYGIVPIENSSNGIVGDTINCFDNYNLNIIGETVLDIHHTLVSNCSKTQDIKIIYSKDIAFDQCSIFLENYHLNEVKYEYVDSTTKAAKLAAQTPNSAAICSKLAAKTHNIPILFESIEDKKDNKTRFLIISKFENERNDNTKTSIIVKLPNTQGSLINFLNDFKKAKINLNKIKSHIVKGISTFFIEFEGDKNDKEVQKIIKKHNSHIKVLGSYMKQIEDI
- a CDS encoding sensor histidine kinase, which translates into the protein MFYNFLRVITIFIFFCLNSFAFEITDLKDYQNLNKEIKVLFDSNDTYNIRNLPFEEFYLPQKLAFGYVKGSVWSKLELHSKKDKNILLINPKININILDVYIFEDNVLIKTHNLGNYRTISQNFISSKFTNINLELKENKKYTIISKLQSKSVIDATWFIAYNNEFLSFIIYDTLFWGLLFGVVLSLIIYNISIYASLKNTKYIAYSFHGLTALLFQFSTNGIFYQFEFYSNPIIFNSVSWSLSQLSLLSILWFLMLFFNTKKTMPLIHKFIFLLFIFIFLMLFLFIYSFFDVEIINTVRTITKPLSLFILLFVFGVAIYGLRKKIEGSFYYFLGHGIFLITLFYQQFSGIIVNEETNLLSMYIVALGMLFDVTFLSLALGKKFKTLKENTEMNQKLLVTQSGFSAIGRTIGNLSHQWKIPISRLGSLLTQMEATLWKRDDKLKNELNEIIISMRESLNFMQNSITEFNNFYLNSNQKTRFNLSKEIENIINLLSAKTMYSDCSIEKNLSEEIEFFGHKNAFANVCLIIIDNALDIIKQRKILQGKIIISISKKNEKIVLKIEDNGGGIDITPINKIFEVFVSEKENGNGMGLTMCKILVENNLDGTIEVFNNQKGATFKIVF
- a CDS encoding response regulator transcription factor, yielding MNKLSILKNKKVLYVEDDPIVRDSISKVLSVFFNNIIVLQDGQEAMNLIEKNFDIIILDLNLPKYNGIEIAKAFRAKSQESLIFMISNYQEIQNLRDAMKVGAIDFLSKPISFDELKTVLEECANRLSKDIIHHIDNNLIYNSQLKTIFKNNNEEIKLTKNEIIFLELVISNKNQVLTYDVITNELFNSQNSSVNLPSIKNMVLRLRKKLNTNLVESIFGIGYRVL